The following coding sequences are from one Microbacterium sp. SORGH_AS_0969 window:
- a CDS encoding site-specific DNA-methyltransferase: MSTEVLPDAPEPGRVEIHHADNLTVTPAYADGSFALVYLDPPFNTGRTRSKAVESATWTPAADEAEGASTPDAEEPEAVASDPNMLDFPEEEPSPAPVVQRGFHGREYARLRGDLRTYDDRFDDYWGFLEPRLIEAWRLLADDGTLYLHLDYREVHYAKVMCDALFGRDHFINELIWAYDYGAKTKRRWPTKHETILVYVKDPAKYFFDSDAVDREPYMAPGLVTAEKAARGKMPTDVWWHTIVPTTGREKTGYPTQKPEGVLRRMVQASSRPGDRVLDMFAGSGTLGAVAAPLGRHSVLIDDNADAVAVMHKRLEPFAD; this comes from the coding sequence GTGAGTACCGAGGTCCTGCCCGACGCCCCCGAACCCGGCCGCGTCGAGATCCATCACGCCGACAACCTCACCGTCACCCCGGCCTACGCCGACGGTTCGTTCGCGCTCGTCTACCTCGATCCGCCGTTCAACACGGGGCGGACCCGCTCGAAGGCGGTCGAGTCGGCGACGTGGACGCCCGCTGCTGATGAGGCGGAGGGCGCCTCGACCCCGGATGCCGAGGAGCCCGAGGCCGTGGCATCCGATCCCAACATGCTCGACTTTCCCGAGGAGGAGCCGTCTCCCGCCCCCGTCGTGCAGCGCGGCTTCCACGGCCGCGAGTACGCGCGCCTGCGCGGTGACCTGCGCACCTACGACGACCGCTTCGACGACTACTGGGGCTTCCTCGAGCCGCGGCTCATCGAGGCGTGGCGCCTGCTCGCCGACGACGGAACTCTCTACCTGCACCTCGATTACCGCGAGGTGCACTACGCCAAGGTCATGTGCGACGCGCTGTTCGGGCGCGACCACTTCATCAACGAGCTGATCTGGGCCTACGACTACGGCGCGAAGACCAAGCGCCGCTGGCCCACGAAGCACGAGACGATCCTCGTGTACGTGAAGGATCCGGCGAAGTACTTCTTCGATTCGGATGCCGTGGACCGAGAGCCGTACATGGCCCCGGGCCTCGTGACGGCCGAGAAGGCCGCGCGCGGCAAGATGCCCACCGACGTGTGGTGGCACACGATCGTCCCGACCACGGGACGCGAGAAGACCGGCTACCCGACCCAGAAGCCCGAGGGCGTGCTGCGCCGCATGGTGCAGGCTTCGAGCCGCCCCGGCGACCGCGTGCTCGACATGTTCGCCGGCAGCGGCACGCTGGGCGCCGTCGCCGCGCCGCTCGGCCGGCACTCCGTGCTGATCGATGACAACGCCGACGCCGTGGCCGTGATGCACAAGCGTCTGGAGCCGTTCGCGGACTGA
- a CDS encoding biotin/lipoate A/B protein ligase family protein: MHGEYKVPGGKLVVVDLEEREGRIHGFHLAGDFFLEPDDALDDIDAAVNGLPIESDVPTIAAAIRAALPEGAQLLGFTPESVATAIRRALVTAPGWADFEWEVVHDGPVSSRMNLALDEVLTTRVGAGLRKPTLRLWEWNENAVVIGSFQSLRNEVDPEGAEKHGFDVVRRISGGGAMLMAANSIVTYSLYVPASLVAGMTFADSYAFLDDWVLQALRSLGIDAVYQPLNDIAGPHGKIGGAAQKRLANGGVLHHATLSYDMDGQVLTEVLRIGREKLSDKGTVSAAKRVDPLRSQTGLPRDQVIDRFIQTFTTLYGATEGHITDEEYAEAEALVETKFATDAWLQRVP, translated from the coding sequence ATGCACGGCGAGTACAAGGTCCCCGGGGGAAAGCTGGTCGTCGTCGACCTCGAGGAGCGCGAGGGGCGGATCCACGGCTTCCACCTCGCGGGTGACTTCTTCCTCGAACCCGACGACGCCCTCGACGACATCGACGCCGCCGTCAACGGTCTGCCGATCGAGTCCGACGTCCCCACGATCGCCGCGGCGATCCGCGCGGCGCTCCCCGAGGGCGCGCAGCTGCTCGGCTTCACGCCCGAGTCGGTCGCGACCGCGATCCGCCGCGCGCTGGTGACCGCCCCCGGTTGGGCCGATTTCGAGTGGGAGGTCGTGCACGACGGCCCCGTCTCCTCGCGCATGAACCTCGCCCTCGACGAGGTGCTCACCACCCGGGTCGGCGCGGGGCTGCGCAAGCCCACGCTGCGCCTGTGGGAGTGGAACGAGAACGCCGTCGTCATCGGCTCCTTCCAGTCGCTGCGCAACGAGGTCGATCCCGAGGGCGCCGAGAAGCACGGCTTCGACGTGGTGCGCCGCATCTCGGGCGGTGGGGCGATGCTCATGGCCGCGAACTCGATCGTGACGTACTCGCTGTACGTCCCGGCATCCCTCGTCGCCGGCATGACCTTCGCCGACTCGTACGCCTTCCTCGACGACTGGGTGCTCCAGGCGTTGCGCTCTCTCGGCATCGATGCGGTGTACCAGCCGCTCAACGACATCGCCGGGCCCCACGGCAAGATCGGCGGCGCCGCGCAGAAGCGCCTCGCCAACGGCGGGGTGCTGCACCACGCGACCCTCAGCTACGACATGGACGGTCAGGTGCTCACCGAGGTCCTCCGCATCGGCCGCGAGAAGCTCAGCGACAAGGGCACCGTCTCGGCCGCCAAGCGCGTCGACCCGCTGCGCAGCCAGACCGGCCTCCCGCGCGACCAGGTCATCGACCGCTTCATTCAGACGTTCACGACCCTGTACGGCGCGACCGAGGGGCACATCACCGACGAGGAGTACGCCGAGGCCGAGGCCCTGGTCGAGACGAAGTTCGCCACCGACGCGTGGCTGCAGCGCGTCCCGTGA